In Chloracidobacterium sp., the following proteins share a genomic window:
- a CDS encoding DMT family transporter has translation MREEARPPSAVLALLPAQLLFGSLPVIGKVVLTVLPPIALVGIRTAITAIILFVIQAFRGRVWLKEKRDYGRFALLSLFGVVLNQLFFIGGLSLTSAANTSLLAVMIPVFTLAIGALIGSERLTASKVAGIALAAVGAVILIDPRRASFSSQTTIGDLFIIINCFAYGVYVATSKDAITRNGTFRSMMWVFIFASIVCVPLGLWSLSTIDVAAVPASIWLISVYIGIGATAGPYLLNAWALSKVNPSTVAVFVYLQPLIGFVLAVMYLGEHLGLAFIGSAALIFAGVYLVSKRSSTSGREVAFLRFQASNHQDAHPDHQDRVG, from the coding sequence TTGAGAGAAGAAGCCCGACCACCGTCTGCCGTCCTCGCCCTGCTCCCGGCCCAGCTGCTCTTTGGCTCGCTGCCCGTCATCGGCAAGGTCGTCCTGACCGTCTTACCGCCGATAGCACTCGTCGGCATCCGCACGGCGATCACAGCGATCATACTGTTTGTCATTCAAGCGTTTCGAGGCCGCGTTTGGCTCAAGGAAAAGCGAGATTATGGCCGTTTCGCATTGCTCAGCCTCTTCGGCGTCGTGCTCAACCAGCTGTTCTTTATCGGCGGCCTCTCGCTTACTTCCGCGGCAAACACTTCCCTGCTCGCGGTGATGATCCCGGTCTTCACTCTGGCCATCGGCGCCCTCATTGGGAGCGAACGCTTAACGGCGAGCAAGGTCGCCGGGATCGCGCTGGCCGCTGTCGGCGCCGTCATCCTGATCGATCCGCGACGCGCATCCTTCTCATCTCAAACGACGATCGGCGATCTATTCATCATTATCAATTGCTTTGCGTACGGTGTATACGTCGCCACGTCAAAGGATGCCATCACGCGAAACGGGACCTTCCGTTCGATGATGTGGGTCTTTATCTTCGCGAGCATTGTCTGCGTCCCGCTTGGCCTCTGGTCGCTCTCAACGATCGACGTTGCAGCCGTGCCGGCGTCGATCTGGCTGATCAGTGTCTATATCGGTATCGGGGCGACAGCCGGCCCGTATCTGCTGAACGCGTGGGCACTCTCCAAGGTCAACCCTTCGACGGTTGCCGTATTCGTTTACCTGCAGCCATTGATCGGGTTTGTTCTGGCCGTAATGTATCTCGGTGAGCACCTCGGCCTCGCCTTCATTGGCTCCGCCGCGCTCATATTTGCCGGCGTGTATCTGGTCAGTAAGAGATCATCGACAAGCGGGCGCGAGGTTGCTTTTTTGCGGTTTCAGGCATCTAATCATCAAGATGCCCACCCAGATCACCAAGACCGAGTTGGATGA
- a CDS encoding pyruvate dehydrogenase complex dihydrolipoamide acetyltransferase, with protein MAEKFLMPKLSPTMEEGQIARWVKNEGDTYEAGETLAEVDTDKATMEMTALTGGTLLKILKQAGDTAALGEAIAITGQKGEDIAELLSETAALGVAKAEPPASAGGNGADGKELQPERAAIAAQAETRPVASVPGTAPTQQASPANGRLIVSPIAARMAAENNLDLRTVTGTGPNGRIIKRDIETALAGGIQRPKAEDQRPFAPSTQVGAAAYREEPTSQMRRVIASRLAESIGPIPTFYLTLEIEMDATLALRKQVNSTISEDQKISVNDIIVKAAAMALVRHPFANSSYQDKTIRFYDQADIGVAVAIDEGLITPVIRGANRKGFLEISAEIKDLAAKAKAKKLQPEDYTGATFSISNLGMFGIKEFTAIINPPEAGILAVGSAQSTPVVRDGEIVIRSIMNVTMSCDHRVVDGATGAKFLQTFRQMLEQPGMMSA; from the coding sequence ATGGCTGAAAAATTTCTAATGCCAAAGCTTTCGCCCACGATGGAAGAGGGTCAGATCGCCCGTTGGGTCAAGAACGAAGGCGACACCTACGAGGCCGGCGAAACGCTCGCTGAGGTCGATACCGACAAAGCGACAATGGAGATGACCGCCCTCACCGGCGGCACCTTGCTCAAGATCCTAAAACAAGCCGGCGACACCGCGGCCCTCGGCGAAGCAATCGCCATCACGGGCCAAAAGGGCGAAGACATCGCGGAGCTGCTGTCCGAAACAGCGGCTCTCGGCGTAGCCAAGGCAGAACCGCCTGCGTCAGCAGGTGGCAATGGAGCCGACGGGAAGGAACTTCAGCCGGAACGCGCGGCAATCGCCGCACAGGCAGAAACACGACCGGTAGCGAGTGTGCCCGGCACCGCACCAACTCAACAGGCCTCGCCCGCTAACGGCCGCCTCATCGTCTCGCCCATCGCTGCCCGAATGGCCGCCGAAAACAACCTCGACCTGCGCACTGTGACCGGCACCGGCCCGAACGGCCGCATCATCAAGCGCGATATCGAGACAGCCCTCGCAGGGGGAATTCAAAGGCCAAAGGCCGAAGACCAAAGACCGTTTGCTCCGTCCACTCAAGTCGGAGCCGCCGCCTATCGCGAAGAACCGACCTCGCAAATGCGCCGTGTCATCGCGAGCCGTCTGGCTGAGTCCATAGGGCCGATCCCGACCTTCTATCTCACTCTCGAGATCGAAATGGACGCCACGCTCGCATTGCGAAAGCAGGTCAATTCGACCATCAGCGAAGATCAAAAGATCAGCGTCAACGACATCATCGTGAAGGCGGCAGCGATGGCATTGGTAAGGCATCCATTCGCCAACTCGTCGTATCAGGACAAGACGATCCGTTTCTACGACCAGGCCGATATCGGCGTCGCGGTCGCGATAGACGAGGGTTTGATAACACCGGTCATCCGCGGCGCGAACCGTAAAGGTTTCCTGGAAATATCTGCCGAGATCAAGGACCTGGCCGCGAAGGCCAAGGCCAAAAAGCTCCAGCCTGAGGATTACACCGGCGCGACCTTCTCGATCTCAAACCTCGGTATGTTCGGCATCAAGGAGTTCACCGCGATCATCAATCCGCCCGAGGCCGGCATACTCGCCGTCGGCAGCGCACAATCGACACCCGTCGTTCGCGACGGCGAGATCGTCATCCGCAGCATCATGAACGTCACGATGTCCTGCGACCATCGCGTCGTCGACGGTGCGACCGGTGCGAAGTTCCTCCAGACGTTCAGGCAAATGCTCGAACAGCCCGGGATGATGTCGGCTTGA
- a CDS encoding pyruvate dehydrogenase complex E1 component subunit beta, translating into MAVLTIRDALNQALREEIIRDENVFVMGEEVAEYDGAYKVTRGLWKEFGDKRVVDTPITELGFAAIGVGAAMAGVRPVIEFMTWNFSILAADQIINHAAKMLYMSGGLFNIPIVFRGPNGSAFQVSSQHSQALEGMYANFPGLKVVMPSTAADAKGLLKSAIRDDNPVIFMEQERMYGLKGEVPEDEDFTIPLGVADVKREGKDCTIVARSMTVPLALQAAEQIQSEFDVSCEVIDPRTIKPLDIDTIVASIRKTNRLVIAEESHEFASVGAEISYQVMDHAFDHLDAPIKRISTAEAPMPYAKNLEAAALPSVEKIVAAVKEVCYL; encoded by the coding sequence ATGGCAGTATTGACCATCCGCGACGCCCTTAATCAGGCCCTTCGAGAAGAGATAATCCGGGACGAGAACGTCTTTGTCATGGGCGAGGAGGTCGCCGAATATGACGGCGCGTATAAGGTGACCCGCGGGCTGTGGAAGGAATTCGGTGACAAGCGCGTTGTCGATACGCCGATCACTGAGCTCGGCTTTGCCGCCATCGGCGTCGGCGCCGCGATGGCCGGTGTGCGGCCGGTGATCGAGTTCATGACGTGGAACTTCTCGATCCTCGCCGCCGATCAGATCATCAATCATGCGGCAAAGATGCTGTATATGTCCGGCGGCCTCTTTAACATCCCGATCGTCTTCCGCGGGCCAAACGGCTCAGCTTTTCAGGTCTCATCGCAGCATTCTCAGGCGCTTGAGGGCATGTACGCTAATTTTCCCGGGCTTAAGGTCGTAATGCCATCGACTGCTGCCGATGCAAAGGGCCTGTTGAAATCCGCGATCCGCGACGATAACCCTGTGATCTTCATGGAGCAGGAACGTATGTACGGGCTTAAGGGCGAGGTCCCCGAGGATGAGGATTTCACGATCCCACTCGGTGTCGCCGACGTCAAACGAGAGGGCAAAGATTGCACCATAGTCGCTCGTTCGATGACCGTGCCCCTTGCGCTGCAGGCCGCCGAACAGATCCAAAGCGAATTTGACGTATCGTGCGAGGTCATCGACCCGCGAACGATCAAGCCGCTCGACATCGACACGATAGTTGCGTCTATCCGCAAGACGAACCGCCTCGTCATCGCCGAGGAATCGCACGAATTCGCGTCCGTGGGCGCCGAGATCAGTTATCAGGTCATGGATCACGCATTCGACCATCTCGACGCCCCGATCAAGCGTATCTCGACCGCCGAGGCTCCAATGCCATACGCCAAAAACCTCGAAGCTGCGGCGCTGCCTAGCGTTGAGAAGATAGTGGCGGCTGTGAAGGAAGTTTGTTACTTGTGA
- a CDS encoding DUF2442 domain-containing protein — MKPIRVIAATAIEDFVVGFEFSDGTKKDIDLEPYLRGPIFEPLRNDRSAFLEFSVGDSPTISWKNGADIDPYVLYHGLIPQWTEEDDVVVSTLETLRAEQSGGARRLPCGTLTGSESTIQ, encoded by the coding sequence ATGAAACCGATAAGAGTGATAGCAGCCACAGCTATAGAAGATTTTGTGGTAGGGTTTGAGTTCTCCGACGGCACAAAAAAGGACATTGATCTGGAGCCATATCTGCGGGGACCGATATTTGAACCACTCCGCAATGATCGCTCAGCTTTCCTAGAATTTTCCGTAGGGGATAGCCCGACCATTAGTTGGAAGAATGGTGCGGATATCGATCCTTATGTCCTCTATCATGGGCTAATCCCTCAATGGACTGAGGAAGATGATGTGGTTGTCTCAACCCTAGAAACACTTCGGGCGGAACAAAGCGGAGGCGCTCGACGGTTACCTTGCGGAACGCTGACAGGATCAGAGTCAACAATTCAGTAA
- a CDS encoding DUF4160 domain-containing protein: MPLISRFFGILIYMYFDDHAPPHFHAEYGEYEELIEIMTLNVYRGQLPRRVHNMVLEWADLHRQELMENWLAARKNQELKGIAPLE, from the coding sequence ATGCCGTTGATTAGTCGATTCTTTGGCATTTTGATCTACATGTATTTTGATGACCATGCCCCGCCGCATTTTCATGCGGAGTATGGTGAGTACGAGGAACTGATCGAGATCATGACCCTGAACGTATATCGAGGTCAGCTGCCACGCCGAGTTCACAATATGGTGTTGGAATGGGCCGATCTACATCGGCAAGAACTAATGGAAAACTGGTTGGCGGCACGAAAGAATCAAGAGCTTAAAGGGATAGCCCCGCTCGAATAG
- the pdhA gene encoding pyruvate dehydrogenase (acetyl-transferring) E1 component subunit alpha — MLYQMVLGRRFEEKCAEVYRMGKIGGFCHLYIGQEAIGVGSMMMLEPTDMVITSYRDHVQAMIKGMSPESVMAELYGKAGGCVKGKGGSMHMFSKEHEFYGGHGIVGGQIGVGTGMAYAAKYKGTKQVTLCFFGEAAVNQGIFHESLNMAQLWRLPIIYICENNQYGMGTSQKRAMSARSIARKSESFEMANEFVDGMDVMAVRGATRRAIERARNESLPTLLEVRSYRYMGHSMSDPGNYRTRDEIAKYQERDPITLFKASLKEAKILTDKDFEQIEGQVADAVERAVKFADESPLPDESELMTDVLV, encoded by the coding sequence ATGCTCTATCAGATGGTGCTCGGCCGCCGCTTTGAGGAAAAGTGTGCCGAGGTCTATCGAATGGGCAAGATCGGTGGATTTTGCCATCTCTACATCGGCCAGGAGGCCATCGGCGTCGGCTCTATGATGATGCTTGAGCCGACCGACATGGTTATCACGTCGTATCGCGACCACGTGCAGGCGATGATCAAGGGAATGTCACCCGAGAGCGTAATGGCCGAGCTTTACGGCAAGGCCGGCGGCTGTGTTAAGGGCAAGGGCGGCTCGATGCACATGTTCTCAAAAGAGCATGAGTTCTACGGCGGCCACGGCATCGTCGGTGGTCAGATCGGCGTAGGCACCGGAATGGCATACGCCGCTAAATACAAAGGAACAAAGCAGGTTACGCTGTGCTTCTTTGGCGAGGCGGCGGTCAACCAGGGCATCTTTCACGAATCGCTCAATATGGCCCAGCTCTGGCGGCTGCCGATCATTTACATTTGTGAGAACAACCAGTACGGAATGGGCACGTCGCAAAAACGCGCTATGTCCGCCCGAAGCATTGCTCGAAAGTCCGAATCGTTCGAGATGGCCAATGAGTTCGTGGATGGAATGGACGTGATGGCCGTCCGCGGCGCGACGCGACGAGCGATCGAACGCGCCCGGAACGAGAGCCTGCCGACCTTGCTCGAGGTCCGCTCGTATCGCTACATGGGCCACTCAATGTCCGATCCCGGCAACTATCGGACCCGTGACGAGATCGCAAAATATCAGGAACGCGACCCGATCACACTCTTCAAAGCCAGCCTCAAGGAGGCTAAGATTTTGACCGATAAGGATTTCGAGCAAATTGAGGGGCAGGTAGCCGACGCCGTCGAGCGTGCGGTCAAATTTGCTGACGAGAGCCCGCTGCCGGATGAGAGTGAATTGATGACTGATGTGCTTGTGTGA
- a CDS encoding thioredoxin family protein translates to MRKLFPRILILLTLSTSVLGQDDPTRWSLSSDAKSGALKAGEAIRADLKVVLDTGWKLYATDQPPGGPYATKITAAEGRPFEVNGSVESPKPTVKPDPLFVGLDGKALVTKYFTESANFRVPLRATADTTSADVAIDVRFQVCNDTICLPARTVRVSAAGAEVVKSIFGAPQGAASPTPAISNNELRTTSNQQPTELWPFIWLAITLGALSLLTPCVFPMIPITVSYFTNHAAGNRARSVKLALIYSLGIIATFTLLGMLLAVFVGAAGINLFAANPWINLLITAIFLFFAFNLFGAYEITIPTSILTKLDSLTRSKEGEGSGVVGALLMGLTFTLTSFTCTSPFVGTILVSASQGEWQMPLVGMLAFSSIFALPFFVLALAPQLVSHMPRAGGWMNSVKVAMGFLEVAAAMKFISNVDLVWKWGIFTRDVVLAVWIAIGVVLALYLLGKFQLSHDSKPERLGALRMFSAVVTLAVTFYLLTGLFGARLGELESFLPPELGNSSSRPLGAGQDEPKWMVNDYEGALAKAMAENKSVLVDFTGYTCTNCRWMEANIFPKKEVAAELKKFILVQLYTDGEGEVYERQQRMEQDMFGTVALPFYAIMSGDGRPVATFAGLTRNADEFVEFLKKGQ, encoded by the coding sequence ATGAGAAAACTGTTCCCGCGGATACTGATACTACTCACACTTTCGACGTCGGTCCTCGGCCAAGACGATCCGACGAGGTGGAGCCTGTCGTCAGATGCTAAGAGTGGAGCGCTCAAGGCCGGTGAGGCGATCCGGGCGGACCTAAAGGTCGTTCTCGACACGGGATGGAAGCTCTACGCTACGGACCAGCCGCCGGGCGGGCCGTATGCGACCAAGATCACGGCTGCCGAGGGCAGGCCATTTGAGGTCAACGGCAGCGTTGAATCGCCGAAGCCGACCGTCAAGCCGGATCCGTTGTTTGTCGGCCTCGACGGCAAAGCCTTAGTAACAAAGTACTTCACTGAGAGCGCAAACTTCAGGGTCCCGTTGCGGGCAACGGCGGACACGACCTCCGCTGACGTGGCAATTGACGTCCGTTTTCAGGTCTGCAACGACACGATCTGTCTTCCGGCCCGCACGGTTCGCGTTTCGGCGGCCGGGGCTGAGGTCGTCAAGAGCATTTTTGGCGCCCCGCAGGGAGCAGCCAGCCCGACGCCGGCAATATCAAACAACGAGCTGCGGACCACAAGCAACCAACAGCCCACCGAGCTCTGGCCGTTCATTTGGCTGGCGATCACATTGGGCGCGTTATCGCTGCTGACGCCGTGCGTGTTTCCGATGATCCCGATCACGGTGTCGTATTTTACGAACCATGCCGCGGGGAACCGAGCAAGGTCTGTCAAGCTTGCTCTGATCTACTCGCTCGGGATCATAGCGACATTTACGCTGCTCGGCATGCTGCTCGCGGTCTTTGTCGGGGCGGCCGGAATCAATCTCTTTGCCGCGAATCCGTGGATCAATCTGCTGATCACGGCGATCTTTCTGTTTTTTGCCTTTAATCTGTTTGGTGCCTACGAGATAACGATACCCACCAGCATTTTGACGAAACTCGACAGCCTCACGCGGAGCAAAGAGGGCGAGGGCAGCGGCGTCGTCGGAGCTCTCTTGATGGGCCTTACGTTTACGCTGACATCATTTACGTGTACGTCGCCGTTTGTGGGCACGATCCTCGTGTCTGCGTCGCAGGGCGAATGGCAGATGCCTTTGGTCGGAATGCTGGCGTTCTCGAGCATTTTTGCGCTGCCGTTCTTTGTGCTCGCGCTCGCTCCGCAACTCGTCTCGCACATGCCCCGTGCCGGCGGCTGGATGAACTCGGTCAAGGTTGCGATGGGCTTTCTTGAGGTTGCCGCGGCGATGAAATTCATCTCGAACGTCGATCTGGTATGGAAATGGGGAATCTTCACCCGTGACGTCGTGCTTGCCGTCTGGATCGCGATCGGGGTCGTTCTGGCCCTGTATCTATTGGGCAAATTTCAGTTGTCGCACGACTCGAAGCCCGAACGGCTCGGTGCCCTGCGAATGTTTTCCGCCGTGGTTACGCTGGCGGTGACATTCTATCTGCTCACGGGTCTTTTTGGTGCAAGGCTCGGTGAACTCGAATCATTCCTGCCGCCGGAGCTGGGCAACTCATCCTCGCGGCCGCTCGGCGCGGGCCAGGATGAGCCGAAATGGATGGTCAATGATTATGAGGGCGCTCTCGCCAAGGCAATGGCCGAGAATAAGTCCGTCCTTGTCGATTTTACGGGCTATACATGCACCAACTGCCGCTGGATGGAGGCCAATATCTTTCCGAAGAAAGAGGTCGCGGCCGAGCTTAAGAAGTTTATTCTGGTCCAGCTCTACACGGACGGCGAAGGTGAGGTCTACGAGCGACAGCAGCGGATGGAGCAGGACATGTTCGGCACCGTGGCATTGCCATTCTATGCGATCATGAGCGGCGACGGCCGCCCGGTCGCGACATTCGCGGGATTGACGAGGAACGCAGACGAGTTTGTTGAGTTCCTAAAGAAAGGGCAATAG
- a CDS encoding cysteine dioxygenase family protein: protein MVKIEHLIAGLREIPDVSFTCDEVYQYLADNPLEVDSITHYFFWSPDFYTRNLIYRDDRFEMLAICWERGQASTIHDHAGQKCWMTVPVGRLRGQNFAVEEMDPSRSYCRLRETNSFELSDCMAAKVELEEPIHQILNLAEYDERAVSIHIYSRPYSSCLSFCPDTHTFKEVQLGYASIDGKLCTA, encoded by the coding sequence ATGGTCAAGATCGAACATCTGATCGCGGGCTTAAGAGAGATCCCGGACGTGAGTTTTACCTGCGATGAGGTGTATCAGTACCTCGCCGATAATCCGCTCGAGGTTGATTCGATCACACACTATTTCTTCTGGAGCCCGGATTTTTATACGCGGAACCTTATCTATCGAGACGACCGGTTTGAGATGCTGGCGATATGCTGGGAACGCGGCCAGGCATCAACGATCCACGACCACGCGGGACAGAAATGCTGGATGACTGTGCCGGTTGGGCGTCTTCGCGGACAGAATTTTGCGGTCGAGGAGATGGATCCGTCTCGCAGCTATTGCCGGCTGCGGGAAACCAACAGCTTCGAACTGTCGGACTGCATGGCCGCAAAGGTCGAGCTCGAGGAGCCCATTCACCAGATACTTAATCTGGCCGAATACGACGAGCGTGCCGTCAGCATCCACATCTATTCCAGGCCATACTCGAGCTGTCTGTCATTCTGCCCCGACACGCACACATTCAAGGAAGTCCAACTGGGCTACGCAAGCATCGACGGTAAACTCTGCACGGCGTAA
- a CDS encoding glycosyltransferase family 39 protein, protein MAESRIFRFVVLTLLVAAYVAARLWGLTDACLWFDEIFSVHAAEHGWGEIMNFVALDLIHPPLFYVLLKLWIAAGGESLLWLRLFPVFWSVIAIYPFLRLCGELKVGKWTRLLALFLFAVNGSLIKYSQEVRMYAPLMCLSLFSMWLFARYFVKGKSFVPLVIVNVLMIYTHYFGWFVVVSEVLLIVWFQRIKWRRIVAMLGVTFVAFVPWLAAVMMAASRGSALSQNIGWMPRPGIAQIGKFVLDLVEPFYAQTSTAEPGSIYSLSLPVLAILIVASTVLSGAILKRTARDETYVLLFFIKIPVWLCLVASWLLPYSIWGTRHLIIVFAPLCIFFGVAIASLTDKRLKAASVTLLLLFSCYAGVLHGKRATPVNSWCSWEQLTASTGNVPVYATEDLIAYHAWFARRGGQNARVYKLMGIEGVSEDNAYFLPRGFDGVEVAEFEMLNEAKLWLAFRSPLISESEPPLRQFLVRGYRITERRSIRSDRETAALYLLEK, encoded by the coding sequence ATGGCTGAGTCGCGCATCTTTCGCTTCGTCGTTCTGACGTTGCTGGTCGCGGCCTACGTCGCGGCGCGGCTGTGGGGGCTGACGGACGCGTGTTTGTGGTTTGACGAGATCTTCAGCGTGCATGCCGCCGAACACGGTTGGGGCGAGATAATGAATTTCGTCGCCCTCGACCTGATCCATCCGCCGCTCTTCTACGTCTTATTAAAACTCTGGATCGCCGCGGGCGGCGAGAGCTTGCTGTGGCTGCGACTGTTTCCGGTTTTCTGGTCAGTTATCGCCATCTATCCATTTTTGCGCCTATGCGGCGAACTGAAGGTCGGCAAATGGACACGCCTCCTGGCTTTGTTCCTCTTCGCCGTCAACGGCTCGCTGATCAAGTATTCGCAGGAAGTACGGATGTACGCTCCGCTGATGTGCCTGTCGCTGTTCTCGATGTGGCTGTTTGCGAGGTATTTTGTCAAGGGTAAGAGCTTCGTGCCGCTGGTCATCGTCAACGTGCTGATGATCTACACGCACTACTTTGGCTGGTTCGTGGTCGTGAGCGAGGTGCTTCTTATCGTGTGGTTCCAGCGGATCAAATGGCGGCGGATCGTTGCGATGCTCGGGGTTACATTCGTCGCTTTTGTGCCGTGGCTGGCCGCGGTGATGATGGCGGCAAGCCGCGGGTCCGCACTATCACAGAACATCGGCTGGATGCCGCGGCCCGGCATTGCGCAGATCGGTAAATTTGTGCTCGACCTCGTCGAGCCCTTCTATGCTCAGACGAGCACGGCAGAGCCGGGATCTATTTATTCGTTGTCGCTGCCTGTCTTGGCGATCCTGATCGTGGCGAGCACGGTATTATCAGGGGCGATCCTTAAGCGGACGGCGAGAGATGAGACCTACGTTCTGCTTTTCTTCATCAAGATTCCTGTATGGCTCTGCCTCGTCGCGAGTTGGCTGCTGCCGTATTCGATATGGGGAACACGGCATTTGATCATTGTCTTTGCACCGCTGTGCATATTTTTTGGAGTTGCGATCGCGTCGCTCACGGATAAACGCCTAAAGGCCGCCTCTGTGACGCTTCTACTTCTATTCTCCTGCTATGCCGGCGTGTTGCACGGCAAGCGGGCAACGCCCGTCAATTCATGGTGCTCGTGGGAGCAGCTTACGGCATCGACCGGAAATGTGCCGGTCTATGCGACGGAAGATCTGATCGCATATCATGCGTGGTTTGCACGCCGGGGCGGCCAGAACGCGAGGGTCTATAAGCTTATGGGCATCGAAGGAGTGAGTGAGGACAATGCCTATTTCTTACCGCGTGGATTCGATGGCGTTGAGGTGGCTGAGTTCGAGATGTTGAACGAGGCAAAGCTGTGGCTCGCATTCCGCTCGCCGTTGATCTCGGAGAGCGAGCCGCCGCTCAGGCAGTTCCTTGTTCGCGGTTATCGGATCACGGAACGGCGGAGCATAAGGTCGGACCGTGAGACGGCGGCATTATATCTGTTGGAAAAGTGA
- a CDS encoding cysteine--tRNA ligase — protein MLRFFNTLSRQVEDFQPLEDGKVRLYICGPTVWNFAHIGNFRTFVFGDILRRYLKFKGYELMHVMNLTDIDDRIINEAAARNISINEFTAPYTQYFLEDFDALGNERPEIMPRATEHIPEMINIISTLLANGHAYESDGSIYYRIAAFPEYGKLSKISFEGNIAGGSERVDTDKYDKEDARDFALWKLVGPTDEPGWDAPFGRGRPGWHIECSAMSMKYLGETFDIHAGGQDLQFPHHENEIAQSEGATGKLFAKYWIHSEFLKIDDVTMSKSKGNFFTFRDLREQGYSALAIRYVLLSVPYRKQLNFTFEGLQGAESTVERLRSFRSIISDLRIANSSGGGALKAVNKALADFEAAMDDDFNTAAALAAVHDMVREVNTAIASGGLTTDEQTAVLDAIAKFDAVLGIFGPEENRLLDADIEALIEERQQARHNRDFARSDEIRDELVDRGIILEDTKDGVRWKRR, from the coding sequence ATGCTTAGATTTTTCAATACATTATCCAGACAGGTCGAGGACTTTCAGCCGCTTGAGGACGGCAAGGTGCGGCTTTATATCTGCGGGCCGACGGTGTGGAATTTTGCACATATAGGCAATTTTCGCACGTTTGTTTTTGGCGACATTCTGCGGCGGTATCTGAAGTTCAAGGGCTACGAGCTGATGCACGTGATGAACCTGACCGATATCGACGACAGGATCATCAACGAGGCGGCTGCGCGGAATATCAGCATTAACGAGTTCACGGCGCCCTATACGCAGTATTTTCTCGAGGATTTTGACGCGTTGGGTAATGAGCGGCCTGAGATAATGCCGCGGGCGACCGAGCATATTCCGGAGATGATCAACATCATCTCAACACTGCTCGCAAATGGCCACGCTTACGAATCGGACGGTTCGATCTACTACCGCATCGCGGCGTTTCCCGAGTACGGCAAGCTGTCAAAGATCAGTTTCGAGGGCAACATCGCCGGCGGCTCCGAACGCGTTGATACCGACAAATACGATAAAGAGGACGCCCGCGATTTTGCCCTGTGGAAACTCGTCGGCCCAACTGACGAACCCGGCTGGGACGCGCCATTCGGCCGCGGCCGCCCGGGCTGGCATATCGAGTGTTCGGCAATGTCGATGAAGTACCTTGGCGAGACATTCGACATTCACGCCGGCGGCCAGGACCTGCAATTCCCGCATCACGAGAACGAGATCGCCCAGAGCGAAGGCGCGACCGGCAAACTGTTCGCTAAATACTGGATCCACAGTGAGTTCCTAAAGATCGACGACGTCACGATGTCGAAATCAAAGGGAAATTTCTTCACATTCCGGGACCTGCGTGAACAGGGCTACTCCGCCCTCGCGATCCGCTACGTTCTGCTCTCGGTTCCCTATCGCAAACAGTTGAATTTTACGTTTGAGGGCTTGCAGGGCGCGGAATCGACGGTGGAACGGCTCCGCAGCTTCAGATCCATAATTTCAGATTTGAGAATAGCGAATAGTTCAGGTGGCGGGGCATTAAAAGCTGTAAACAAAGCCTTGGCGGACTTTGAAGCCGCCATGGACGACGACTTCAATACGGCGGCAGCTTTGGCCGCTGTGCACGACATGGTCCGCGAGGTAAACACGGCCATAGCTTCGGGCGGCCTGACGACGGATGAGCAAACAGCCGTTCTTGATGCCATCGCTAAATTCGATGCCGTCCTTGGGATCTTCGGCCCTGAGGAAAATCGACTACTCGATGCCGACATCGAGGCCCTTATAGAGGAACGTCAACAAGCCCGCCACAACCGCGATTTTGCCCGTTCCGACGAGATCCGTGACGAACTGGTGGATCGCGGTATCATCCTCGAGGACACAAAAGACGGCGTCAGGTGGAAGCGAAGGTAG